One Clostridiales bacterium genomic window carries:
- a CDS encoding ATP-binding cassette domain-containing protein yields the protein MYDKDRKLIVVENLKKYFETGMPFYGRKRKYVRAVDDVSFYINKGETFGLVGESGCGKSTLGRTIIRLYDVTDGKIIFDGTDITRLKQKELKPYHKRMQSIFQDPYSSLNPYMTVDEIVEEPMVIHTKLTKAERMERVKKILEKVGLSKNDMEKFPHEFSGGQCQRIGIARALSVGPEFILCDEPISALDVSIQAQVVNVLEDLQDEMDLTYLFVAHDLSMVRHISDRVGVMYLGRIVEISKSSELYKNPLHPYTKALLSAIPIPDPVKARNTVRQIIEGDPPGPFDIPKGCRFCSRCPYARKICSEEDPKMREIEKGHFAACHLL from the coding sequence ATGTATGATAAAGATAGAAAACTCATAGTAGTAGAAAACTTAAAAAAATATTTTGAGACCGGGATGCCGTTTTATGGGCGAAAGAGAAAATATGTAAGGGCTGTGGATGATGTGAGTTTCTATATCAATAAAGGGGAAACATTCGGACTTGTAGGCGAGTCGGGATGCGGGAAATCTACTCTCGGCCGTACTATTATAAGGTTATATGATGTAACCGACGGGAAAATAATTTTTGATGGGACAGATATAACAAGGCTTAAGCAGAAAGAACTTAAGCCATATCATAAAAGAATGCAAAGTATCTTTCAGGACCCTTATTCTTCATTGAATCCCTATATGACTGTTGACGAAATAGTTGAAGAGCCCATGGTTATCCATACAAAGCTTACTAAGGCGGAGAGGATGGAAAGGGTTAAGAAAATACTTGAAAAGGTGGGTCTAAGTAAAAATGATATGGAAAAGTTTCCTCATGAATTCAGCGGAGGACAGTGCCAGAGAATAGGCATTGCAAGAGCACTTTCGGTAGGACCTGAATTCATACTCTGTGATGAGCCAATATCCGCTCTTGACGTATCGATACAGGCACAGGTTGTAAATGTGCTGGAAGACCTGCAGGATGAAATGGATCTTACGTACCTTTTCGTGGCCCACGATCTATCCATGGTAAGGCATATTTCAGACAGGGTGGGTGTTATGTATCTTGGCAGGATAGTCGAAATATCGAAAAGTTCCGAGCTCTATAAGAATCCTCTGCACCCTTATACTAAGGCATTGCTTTCGGCCATACCCATACCTGATCCCGTTAAAGCAAGGAATACCGTGCGGCAGATAATAGAAGGGGATCCGCCGGGTCCATTCGATATTCCGAAAGGATGCAGATTTTGCTCAAGATGTCCATATGCAAGGAAAATATGCAGTGAAGAAGACCCGAAAATGAGGGAAATAGAAAAAGGCCATTTTGCTGCCTGCCATTTATTATGA